GGACAACTTTGGCCGCCAAGGGCCTGCTGGCGCCGGGAACGCCCATTCCCGGCGGCGTGGCTTGACGACTCCGCGACAGGAGAGCAATATAACCGGACGGTTCTAGAACCTGAAAGTTATTCCTATGCCGACGCCAGCCGCCCTTGATGCCACCTTCCAGGCGCTTGCCGATCCGACGCGGCGAGCCATTCTGGCGCGCCTGGCGCAGGGGGAAGCCTCGGTGATGGAACTGGCCGAACCCTTCGCCATGAGCCAGCCGGCCATTTCCAAGCATCTCAAAGTGCTTGAGAATGCCGGACTGATCTCGCGCGGTCGCGACGCCCAGCGCCGGCCCTGCAAGCTGGAAGCCGCACCATTGGCTGAAGCGACAGGCTGGCTGATCGAATACCGCAAATTCTGGGAAAAGCAGTTCGGGCAGCTCGATGACCTGCTCGACGAGCTGAAGAAACTCGAAGCCATGGCGGGCAAAAACAATTAGGAGATCGACATGGCCTTTGGCGGCCCCCTGACCGTAACCACGCCTGAAGACACGCAGATCGTGATCACCAGGCAGTTCGATGCGCCCCGGCACCTGGTCTTCGCCTGCTACACCCAGCCGGCACTGATCCGCCGCTGGCTCAACGGCGCCGACGGCTGGATCATGACGGTCTGCGAATTCGACGCCAAGGTGGGCGGCAAATACCGCTACGAATGGAAGGCGCCCAGCGGCTATGTGATGGGCATGGGCGGCGTGGTCAGGGAAATCCACCCGGTCGAACGGCTGGTCAGCGCCGAAGTGTTCGATGATGACTGGACCGGCGGGGAGACCGTATCGACGCTCATTTTCGACGAGAAGAGCGGACGGACGACGCTGGTCAATACGCTCAACTATTCGTCGAAAGAGGCCCGCGACGGGGCGCTGGCAACGCCGATGGCCGATGGCATGGAGTTCGGCTACAGCAAGCTGGATACGGTGCTGGCGGAACTGGGAAAGGGGCAGGCATGAACGATCCGCGTATTTCGGCAATAATCTGTGCCGCGGTGGCCGCGTGGCTGGGCTATACGATTTTCTTTTCCGCCGAGGCGCCGAGCACGTTCCTGGCGGTGCTGCAGTGGACGTTCTTTGTGGTGGCGCTTGCCGGGCTGGGCGTGGCGCTGGCGCGGCTGGTAAAGGGGCGGTAGTCGGCTGCCACGAAGCGCGCAGCAGCCCTCATGGTGGCCTGTCGAACCATGAGGGCGTGGCACGATAACTCCACTCGCCCGCCCTCGTGGTTCGACAGGCTCACCATGAGGGCTTTGGAATTTCGATGCCTCAGTTCAAATCCAGCGCATAGGCCTTAAGGACATCCAGCGGGATGAGGCCGAGCACGGCCTGGTTGGTGGAGCGCAGGAACACGCGCGGGGCTTTGCCGGCCTGGTGGGCCTGCCACCAGCGCTGGGCGACGAGGCACCAGCGGTTGCCGGCGACGAGGCCGGGAAAGGCGAATTGCGGCATGGGGGTCGAGAGGTCGTTGCCGACCGAGGCGGAATAGGCGAGGAACTCGTCGGTGGCTTCGATGCAGACCAGATGCACCGCCGCATTATCCGGGCCGGCGGCGCAATAGCCGGTGCGGAAGAAGCCGGTCAGCGGGTCGCTGGAACAGGGGCTGAGCGGCTCGCCGAGCACGTTGAGCTCGGCCGGCCCTTCGAAGCGCCCATGGACGTTCAATTGAGGTCGCTCTTGCCCACCATCTGCAGCACTTCCTTGACCTTGGTATTGATCTGGTCGAGCGAATACGGCTTGGGCAGGAATTCGACGCTCTGGTCGTCCTCGATATCGCGGCGCACGCTTTCCTCGGCATAGCCGGAAACGAAGATCACCTTGAGATCGGGCATGCGCTCGCGAATATGTTTCAGCAGCGTCGGGCCATCCATTTCGGGCATGGCCACATCAGATATCATCAGGTCGATGTTGAAATCTTCATCCTCGAGGATTTCAAGGGCTTCCTCGCCGCCATCGGCCTCGAAAACCTCATATCCGGTGGCGCGCAGAGCGCGGGCCGAAAAGGCACGCACGCTCTCCTCGTCATCCACCAGAAGGATGCGTTCGTGGCCGGTGAGATCGCGCACCGGCGCGGCGGCGGCGGCGACCTTGGCAGCCTGTTCGGCAGCGCTGGCGACATGGCGCGGCAGGAAAATCTTGAACGTGGTGCCCACGCCGACCACGGAGACCGGATAGATATAGCCCTCGGTCTGCTTGACGATGCCGTAGACGGTGGAGAGGCCCAGGCCCGTGCCCTTGCCCAGTTCCTTGGTGGTGAAGAAGGGCTCGAAAATCTTCTGCAGCACTTCCGGGCTCATGCCGGTGCCGGTGTCCTGCACGTCGATCAGCACGTAATCGGCCGGCACCATGCCTTCGAAATTCAGCCGCTCGGCCTCGGAGCGCTCGACATTGGAGGTGCGGATGGTGATGGCGCCGCCATTGGTCATGGCGTCGCGGGCGTTGACCACTAGGTTGATGATGACCTGTTCGAGCTGCACCACATCGGCCCGGACCGGCCAGATATTGCGGCCATGTTCGACGCCGAGCGTATTCTTCTCGCCGATCATGCGCTTGAGCAGGACCGTGAGGTCATCGACGATCAGCGGCAGTTCCAGCACCTGCGGGCGCAGGGTCTGCCGGCGCGAGAAGGCCAGCAGCTGGCGGGTGAGGCCCGCGGCGCGATTGGCATTCTGCTTGATCTGCATCAGCTCGCTGAAGCTAGGATCGCCCGGCTTGTGCTTGAGCAGCAGCAGGTCGGAAAAGCCGATAATGGCGGTCAGCAGATTATTGAAATCATGCGCCACGCCGCCGGCAAGCTGGCCCACGGCCTGCATTTTCTGGCTCTGGGCGAACTGGGCTTCGAGCTTGCGCTGGTCGGTCATGTCGAGGGCATAGACATTGACCTGCTCGGGCGAGCCGCTGCTCATTTCCGACGAGGACAGGTAGAGCCGCACGGCGTGATCGCCCTCGGCGCTGAGCAGCGCATCGACCGGCTCGACCTCGGACAGATGGGCGGCGGCATCGGCGATGGCGCGACCGAATTTCTCGCGGCTCCCCTCGCCGATCAATTCGCTGAGCGGCTGGAGTTCGAGGCTCTTTTCCTCGCCCGCCCATTTGAAGATGCGGCCGAAGGGGGCATTGGTGCGGATGATCCGCCCTTCCCCGTCCAGCGTGGCGATGGCGAAGGGCGTATCGTTGAAGAAGCGCGAGAAGCGCACTTCGGCGGCGCGCAGGGCCTCTTCGGTGTCGGGCGCCTTGGATTTGTCGAGGACGAGGGTGCGGGTCTCGCCCAGTTCGCCATCGGCGAGGCGGGCGGCGCGATGCAGCAGGCGCACCGGAAAGCTGGTGCCGTTGCGGCGCACCAGGTCGATATCGATGATCTCGGTGCCGATCTCGCCATCGCCACGCCCGCGCATGAGCAGGGTCGCGCCATCGCCGCGCACCAGGTCGGAAAGGCCGAGATGGCCGGAATTGAACTCGGCCAGGTCATAGCCGAGCCAGTCGGTCAGGGTCGAATTGAGATACTGGATGCGGCCATGCGCGTCGGCGGAGAAGAAGCCGGCCGGCGAATGATCGAGATAATCGATGGCACGCTGCAGGTCGCGGAAGGCGCTTTCGTTATTATCGCGGTCGCGGGTGATGTCTTCCACCGACCAGATGGCCAAGGGCTTCTGCGCCTCGTCGGATTCCGGCAGCGGCCGTACCGCGACGCGATACCAATAGGCCCTGCCGCTGTCGCCCAGCGAGCCGCCCAGCCCGCCGACAATGCGGATATCCTCAATCGCGGTCCGCCCGTCCTTAGCGGCGCGGGAGAGGCGATAGATCGCTTCGCTGGCATCGGACTGGCCGGCGAAGAGGCGTGGCACGCCGACCGGCACGCCATTGGTCATGGCGCCGGAAAAGCTGCCGTAATGCGCGTTAACATAGGAAATCTTGCCATCGCGATCCGCGACAACAGCGCCGAAGGGCAGGCTGTCGACCATGGCGTTAGAAATAGTGCGGCGTTCCTCGCCATTGGCGAAGCGGAACAGGCCCGCCGCGAGGCCGAACAGGCAGAACACCCCGATGACGGCAAGCACGCCGACAAAGGTCATGATGAACTCGGCCGGGATCCTGTCGCCGAAGAAGGAAAAGGCCACCGCAATGGCCACCAGCACCAGAGCCAGTACGACGACCCGCCACAGGCCGGCTCCGCCGCGCCCCGCCGTAACGAGCGGATCGGGATAAGTGTCCTCGCCTGTTGGCGTCGATGCCATGGGTCAGGATGCTCCGTAACCGGTGAGTCGGGCCGAATCAGGCACGTGGCAATGGTCTAGCAAATGGTCCGGCCCTGCGGGAGGCCGATCATGGTTTTCAACACGGGATCGCGGCGAAACAACAGCATGAACGCGGGAAATGCTGCCCGCATAGGACTTCTGGCACGATGTCCCAGTCGACACCCTCCCCCTTGAGGGGAGGGATCAAGGGAGGGGGTGTCGGAGGCGCCGCATACATAGAGTTCGTAGAGCCCTCAACACCCCCGCCCTGCTCGATTCAACGGACTTAGCTAAAGCTAAGTCCTATCTCGCTTCCCTCCCCTCAAGGGGGAGGGTGAGTCTGGTGGTTCTGGCGCCATCACACGACAACAAATCAATTCGCCTTCCATCCTGCCCCGCGCTTGAGGCGCATGACGAAGCCGATGACTTCGGCGACGGCCTTGAAATGCTCGTTGGGGATGGACTCGTCGACATCGACGCTGGCGAAGAGCGCGCGGGCCAGAGGCGGGTTTTCGACGATGGGGACGTCGTGCTCCTTGGCCAGTTCGCGGATGCGGAAGGCCACGGCATCGGCGCCCTTGGCCACGCATCTAGGGGCCTTCATGCCCTTGTCGTATTTGAGCGCCACGGCAAAGTGGGTCGGGTTGGTGATGACCACGGTCGCATCGGGCACCGCCGCCATCATGCGCTTGCGCGCCCGCTCCTGCCGCAACTGGCGCAGCTTGCCCTTGATGTGAGGATCGCCCTCCATCTGCTTGTATTCGTCGCGAGTTTCCTGAACCGTCATCATCAGCTTCTTCCACCATTTCTGGCGGACATAGAGATAATCGGCAAAGGCGATGACGGTGACGATGGCCAGCACTGCGATGAAGATCTTGATACCGATTTCCTGGAAATCGGCCAGGATCATTGCCGGATCGGCCGTCATCATCGTGTCGAGCCGGTCGCGCTCGGGCCAGACCACGGCCATCACCACGGCGCCGACAATGCCGATCTTGAGCAGGCCCTTGCCGAAATTGACCAGCGACTCGGTGGAGAACAACCGTTTGGCCCCGGCCAGCGGCGAAATCTTGGAGAGTTTCGGGGTGATCGGCTCGGCCGAAAACAGCGGCCGGTGTTGGATGAGATTGGCCAATATCGCGCAGCTCGACAGCACGACGAGCGGAATGAGCACGGTGCCGATCAGGGCCAGCGCCAGATTGTTGAAGAAAGCGCCGAAGCCCGCGCCACCCAGCTCGAACTGGTCGGCATTCATGATGAGCAGCTTGAGCGTTTCCGACAGGCTCGACGCCGTGGCGGGCGCCATCATGGCGAAGATGGCGGCCGAGCCGAGTAGCATGAACCAGGTGACCACTTCCTGGCTCTTGGCGACATCGCCCTTCTTGTGGGCGTCCTCGAGCTTCTTTTGGGAAGGGTCTTCTGTTTTGGCGTCCTGTTCCGGGGCTTCGTCTGACACGCCTCAGCCCCTCCACATTGCGAGATGGGCTTCGAAACTGCTGAGATACCAGCCCATCATCATGGTCAGGAGCATGGCGAACAGCACCAGCCCAATCATGATGTTGGCCGGCATCAGCAGGAAGAAGACCTGCAAAGCCGGCATGAGCCGGGCCAGGATGCCGGCGCCCAGGTTGAAGACCAGGCCGAAGACGATGAAGGGCGCCGCCATCTGCACGCCGACACTGAAGGCCCCCGCCACGGTGCGGATGGCCAGTTGCGCCGCGTCATCGAACATCAGCGGGGCATCGAGGGGGAAGAGGGTGTAGCTGTCATAGGTGGCGGCCAGTGCCACGTGGTGCAGGTCGGTAGCGAAGATCAGCACCATGCCCAAAAAGCTGAGGAAGCTGCCGAACACCGCGCCCTGCACGCCAACCTGGGTCGGATCGGCCGCCATGGCGGCGGAGAGGCCGGCCTGGAAGGCGATGATGGCGCCGGCCACCTGGGTTGCCATCACGGTGATGCGCACGATGGCGCCCAGCATGATGCCAATGGCCAATTCGTGGAAGATGAAGCCGACAATGGCCATGAAATCGGCTGGCATGGCCGGCAGGCTGGACGCGAGCAGCGGATAGACCACCAGCGTGAAGGCCAGCGCGAAGCTGAGCCGCATGCGCATGGGGATCATGTCCTCGCCCAAAGCCGGCATGAGCATGAGAATGGAGCCGATGCGCGAAAACAACAGCAGGTAGACAAAGGCCGTATTGGGCAGCCAGTCGAGCCCGACCGTCACCGTCAGCCGCCCACGATGATCATGTCGACCACGCGGTTCATGTAGCCGCCCATGGTGGCGCCGAGGAATGGCAGGGTCAGCAGCATGGTGACGAAGATGGCAATGATCTTGGGCACGAAGACCAGGGTCTGTTCCTGAATCTGGGTCAGCGCCTGGAACAGCGCGATGATGACACCAACGATAAGGCCGATGATCATCATCGGCGCCGATACGATGATCAGCGTCCAGATGCCGTCACTGGCAATGTCGAGGGCCTCTGCGCCGGTCATTGTCGGGTCCGGGGTGGAATCACGACTACAGTCTATCTCATTCCCAAGATTTCAGTGCCCCGAAGCCGCAGTCGTCTCCCTCCCCCTTGTGGGGAGGGATCAAGGGTGGGGGTGGGCCACGCGCACCGGACTCGCGGTGAGATACCCCACCCTGCTCGATTCAACGGACTTAGCTGACGCTAAGTCCTATCTCGCTTCCCTCCCCCTAGGGGGAGGGAAGACGACTGCCTGGCTGGTGTATTGCCCAAACTAGATCGGCATCCGCATGATTTCTTCGTAGGCCGAGATGACGCGGTCGCGGACGGTGACCATGCTTTCGATGGCGATTTCGGTCTCGCTGAGGGCCGTCACCATGTCCACGACATTGGCCTTGCCGTTGACCATGTCGATGGCCATCTGGTCGCTGGTCGCGCCGGTATCGATCACGCCCTGCACCTGCTGGGCCAGCATGTCGGCGAAGTTCGGGCCACCGGAAGGATTGGCCAGCGCGGTGAGGTCGGTCTGCGGCCGCGCGGCCTGGTTGATCAGGCGCTGAGCATTGCCATAGGCGACGGTGGCAGCATTGAACGGCGTATTGACGGCCATTTGTTCTTATTCCTCTCCCGGTCAGCCGCGCAGGATGTCGAGCGTGCGCCCGAGCATCTGCCGCGTGACGGTGACGACGTTGAGATTGGCCTCATAGGTGCGCTGGGCCTCGCGCATGTCCATCGCCTCGATCAGCGGATTGACGTTAGGATATTGCACATAGCCGGAAGCATCGGCGGCCGGATGGCCGGGCTCGTAGCGCGAGGAGAAATCGCTCATGTCATAGGCAAGGCGCCCCACTTCGACGACCTTGCCGCCCACAGAGGGATCGAAGCTGGCTTCGAAAGTGGGGATGCGGCGGCGATACGGCTCCTCCCCCGGCGCCTTGCCGGCGGAATCGGCATTGGCGAGGTTTTCGGCAATGACGCGCATGCGGGCGGTCTGGGCGTGCAGGCCCGTGGCGGCGATGCGGAGAGATGAATTGAAGTCCATGTGACGTTAGCTCCTAGGCCTGCTTGCCCATGGCGGTGCGGAGGATCTTGATCGATTTCTGGTAGAGGCTGGTCGCGGCCTGATAATCCATCAGGTTGGTCGTGACTTTCATCATCTCGTCTTCGAGCGTGATGCCATTGCCCTCAGGGGTGATCTCGAAATTGGCCATGCGCTGCGCGCCAAAGGCGCCGCCTTCGCTGCTGGACACGGAAAAGTGCATGGGCTGGGTCGCCGTGGTGGTGACCGCCGCCGAGGAGAAGCCCGCCTGGCGGTCGGCAAAATCATATTGCGCCAGATCGCGGCCACGATAGCCGGGGGTTTCGGCATTGGCCACATTCTCGGCCAGCAGGCCTTGACGGGTCTGGTGCCAGCGCATCTTGTCGGTGAGCGCCGAAAAGACCGGCATGTTCATGAGGCCCATTGGCCGAAGTCCCCCGCGAGTCTAAAATCGTGGCGCGATGGGCAATTCTTGCCGACCTATGGTTAATCAAGCGTTAACCGGAGGTCGTTACGGCAGTCTCAGCCTCGCATTCTGCACATTTGCGGGATGTGGTAGGCAATATGTGCCGCCCGGATTCGGGTGAACCTGATTTGGAGCCGACATGAGTTTTATCACCAGCCTCTTCGGTGGCGAGGGCAATAGTTTCCTCACCGCGATCTTCGCCCTCGGCGTGGTCATCGTGGCTATCCTGCTGGTGCTGTGGCTGCTCAAGCTGCTGTTCAAGGCATCCGGCAATGTGGCCCGCGGGCGCAACCGGCGGCTGGCCGTGGTGGATTCGCTGGCGCTCGACCCCAAACGGCAATTGCTGATCGTCAGGCGCGACAATGTCGAGCACCTGATCCTCACCGGCGGAGCGCAGGACCTGGTGGTGGAAACCGGCATCGCCGTGGAAGAGGCGCCCGCCGCCCAGCCGACGCGCCGTCCCATTCCCATGGTAGCGACCCGCAAGCCGGCGCCGGCCAAGACTCCTGTCGTCACGCCCCCGGTTGTGACGCCCCCGGTCGTCGCGCCCGCCGCGCAGCCGGCAGAACCGGTAGCCGCGGCGCCGGGCACGGCCATCGAGCGCCTACGCGACCTGGGGCAGCCAACCAACAAGAAGGCCCATCTTTCGCTGCGCCATACCGGTCTGCTCCGCCCGGTCAGCGACATGGAAATGCCGGTATCCCCGGAAAACACGCCCGCTCCGGTCGCGCCTGCCGACGACTCAGCTAAAGAGGATACGGCGCGGCGAGACGTAGAAGGCTCCGACCTTGTCGAGGATACCAGCGAGGCAAACCGGAACTGAGGCGCCGCCGTCGCGTCTGCGGCGGCTTGCACCCTTTGCCGGCCTTCTCGCCTTTGCGCTTGCAGCGCTGATCCCCAGCCTGGCCTTCGGGCAAGACATTTCCATCGATTTCGGCGACGACACGACGCTGACCGAACGCGCCGTGCAGCTGATCGGGCTGATCACCCTGCTGTCGCTGGCCCCGTCCATCCTGGTGATGGTGACCAGCTTCACGCGCATCGTCGTCGTGCTGTCGCTGCTGCGCACGGCCATCGGCCTGCAGACCGCGCCGCCCAATTCGGTGATGGTGTCGCTGGCTCTGTTCCTGACCCTCTTCGTCATGCAGCCGACGCTGCAGCAGAGCTATGACCAGGGCATTGCCCCGCTGCTGGCCGGCGAAATCGAAATGACCGAGGCGTTCGAGCTGGGCAGCGCCCCGCTGCATGAATTCATGCGCGCCAATGTGCGCGAGCAGGACCTGACCCTGTTCTACGACCTGACCGACGCTCCGGTGCCCGACGAGCCGGAAGCCATTCCGCTGCAACTGCTGATCCCGGCCTTCATGATTTCGGAGCTGCGGCGCGCCTTCGAAATCGGCTTCCTGCTGTTCCTGCCCTTCGTGGTCATCGACATGGTGGTGGCCTCGGTGCTGATGAGCATGGGCATGATGATGCTGCCGCCAGTGGTCATCTCGCTGCCGTTCAAGCTGATCTTCTTCGTGCTGGTCGATGGCTGGTATCTGGTGGCGGGCTCGCTGGTGCGCAGTTTTGTGAGCGGGTAGCGGTATGCGCTCAAGGTTAGCCACACCCACGATGTCACCCCGGCCTTGAGCCGAGGCCCATCTCGAGATCTTGCCGGATGAGACCATCTCAGGATGGATCCCGGCTCAAGGCCGGGATGACATCGAGTTTGGGGATTCTATGGGGAACGACTACAGGCTCGCCAGCCCCGCGCTGGGTTCGGCGGCGGTGAGGGGGGCCAGGGCGCCC
This sequence is a window from Devosia ginsengisoli. Protein-coding genes within it:
- the fliE gene encoding flagellar hook-basal body complex protein FliE, which encodes MAVNTPFNAATVAYGNAQRLINQAARPQTDLTALANPSGGPNFADMLAQQVQGVIDTGATSDQMAIDMVNGKANVVDMVTALSETEIAIESMVTVRDRVISAYEEIMRMPI
- a CDS encoding ArsR/SmtB family transcription factor encodes the protein MPTPAALDATFQALADPTRRAILARLAQGEASVMELAEPFAMSQPAISKHLKVLENAGLISRGRDAQRRPCKLEAAPLAEATGWLIEYRKFWEKQFGQLDDLLDELKKLEAMAGKNN
- the cckA gene encoding cell cycle histidine kinase CckA, which translates into the protein MASTPTGEDTYPDPLVTAGRGGAGLWRVVVLALVLVAIAVAFSFFGDRIPAEFIMTFVGVLAVIGVFCLFGLAAGLFRFANGEERRTISNAMVDSLPFGAVVADRDGKISYVNAHYGSFSGAMTNGVPVGVPRLFAGQSDASEAIYRLSRAAKDGRTAIEDIRIVGGLGGSLGDSGRAYWYRVAVRPLPESDEAQKPLAIWSVEDITRDRDNNESAFRDLQRAIDYLDHSPAGFFSADAHGRIQYLNSTLTDWLGYDLAEFNSGHLGLSDLVRGDGATLLMRGRGDGEIGTEIIDIDLVRRNGTSFPVRLLHRAARLADGELGETRTLVLDKSKAPDTEEALRAAEVRFSRFFNDTPFAIATLDGEGRIIRTNAPFGRIFKWAGEEKSLELQPLSELIGEGSREKFGRAIADAAAHLSEVEPVDALLSAEGDHAVRLYLSSSEMSSGSPEQVNVYALDMTDQRKLEAQFAQSQKMQAVGQLAGGVAHDFNNLLTAIIGFSDLLLLKHKPGDPSFSELMQIKQNANRAAGLTRQLLAFSRRQTLRPQVLELPLIVDDLTVLLKRMIGEKNTLGVEHGRNIWPVRADVVQLEQVIINLVVNARDAMTNGGAITIRTSNVERSEAERLNFEGMVPADYVLIDVQDTGTGMSPEVLQKIFEPFFTTKELGKGTGLGLSTVYGIVKQTEGYIYPVSVVGVGTTFKIFLPRHVASAAEQAAKVAAAAAPVRDLTGHERILLVDDEESVRAFSARALRATGYEVFEADGGEEALEILEDEDFNIDLMISDVAMPEMDGPTLLKHIRERMPDLKVIFVSGYAEESVRRDIEDDQSVEFLPKPYSLDQINTKVKEVLQMVGKSDLN
- the fliR gene encoding flagellar biosynthetic protein FliR — translated: MTVGLDWLPNTAFVYLLLFSRIGSILMLMPALGEDMIPMRMRLSFALAFTLVVYPLLASSLPAMPADFMAIVGFIFHELAIGIMLGAIVRITVMATQVAGAIIAFQAGLSAAMAADPTQVGVQGAVFGSFLSFLGMVLIFATDLHHVALAATYDSYTLFPLDAPLMFDDAAQLAIRTVAGAFSVGVQMAAPFIVFGLVFNLGAGILARLMPALQVFFLLMPANIMIGLVLFAMLLTMMMGWYLSSFEAHLAMWRG
- the flgC gene encoding flagellar basal body rod protein FlgC encodes the protein MDFNSSLRIAATGLHAQTARMRVIAENLANADSAGKAPGEEPYRRRIPTFEASFDPSVGGKVVEVGRLAYDMSDFSSRYEPGHPAADASGYVQYPNVNPLIEAMDMREAQRTYEANLNVVTVTRQMLGRTLDILRG
- a CDS encoding SRPBCC family protein, which gives rise to MAFGGPLTVTTPEDTQIVITRQFDAPRHLVFACYTQPALIRRWLNGADGWIMTVCEFDAKVGGKYRYEWKAPSGYVMGMGGVVREIHPVERLVSAEVFDDDWTGGETVSTLIFDEKSGRTTLVNTLNYSSKEARDGALATPMADGMEFGYSKLDTVLAELGKGQA
- a CDS encoding DUF2237 family protein; translated protein: MNVHGRFEGPAELNVLGEPLSPCSSDPLTGFFRTGYCAAGPDNAAVHLVCIEATDEFLAYSASVGNDLSTPMPQFAFPGLVAGNRWCLVAQRWWQAHQAGKAPRVFLRSTNQAVLGLIPLDVLKAYALDLN
- a CDS encoding flagellar biosynthetic protein FliO, with amino-acid sequence MSFITSLFGGEGNSFLTAIFALGVVIVAILLVLWLLKLLFKASGNVARGRNRRLAVVDSLALDPKRQLLIVRRDNVEHLILTGGAQDLVVETGIAVEEAPAAQPTRRPIPMVATRKPAPAKTPVVTPPVVTPPVVAPAAQPAEPVAAAPGTAIERLRDLGQPTNKKAHLSLRHTGLLRPVSDMEMPVSPENTPAPVAPADDSAKEDTARRDVEGSDLVEDTSEANRN
- the flgB gene encoding flagellar basal body rod protein FlgB codes for the protein MGLMNMPVFSALTDKMRWHQTRQGLLAENVANAETPGYRGRDLAQYDFADRQAGFSSAAVTTTATQPMHFSVSSSEGGAFGAQRMANFEITPEGNGITLEDEMMKVTTNLMDYQAATSLYQKSIKILRTAMGKQA
- the fliQ gene encoding flagellar biosynthesis protein FliQ — its product is MTGAEALDIASDGIWTLIIVSAPMMIIGLIVGVIIALFQALTQIQEQTLVFVPKIIAIFVTMLLTLPFLGATMGGYMNRVVDMIIVGG
- the fliP gene encoding flagellar type III secretion system pore protein FliP (The bacterial flagellar biogenesis protein FliP forms a type III secretion system (T3SS)-type pore required for flagellar assembly.), whose protein sequence is MPARQTGTEAPPSRLRRLAPFAGLLAFALAALIPSLAFGQDISIDFGDDTTLTERAVQLIGLITLLSLAPSILVMVTSFTRIVVVLSLLRTAIGLQTAPPNSVMVSLALFLTLFVMQPTLQQSYDQGIAPLLAGEIEMTEAFELGSAPLHEFMRANVREQDLTLFYDLTDAPVPDEPEAIPLQLLIPAFMISELRRAFEIGFLLFLPFVVIDMVVASVLMSMGMMMLPPVVISLPFKLIFFVLVDGWYLVAGSLVRSFVSG
- the flhB gene encoding flagellar biosynthesis protein FlhB, with product MSDEAPEQDAKTEDPSQKKLEDAHKKGDVAKSQEVVTWFMLLGSAAIFAMMAPATASSLSETLKLLIMNADQFELGGAGFGAFFNNLALALIGTVLIPLVVLSSCAILANLIQHRPLFSAEPITPKLSKISPLAGAKRLFSTESLVNFGKGLLKIGIVGAVVMAVVWPERDRLDTMMTADPAMILADFQEIGIKIFIAVLAIVTVIAFADYLYVRQKWWKKLMMTVQETRDEYKQMEGDPHIKGKLRQLRQERARKRMMAAVPDATVVITNPTHFAVALKYDKGMKAPRCVAKGADAVAFRIRELAKEHDVPIVENPPLARALFASVDVDESIPNEHFKAVAEVIGFVMRLKRGAGWKAN